aagcacggGGGTTAACAAGGAAATCCGgggaaatctatatatatatatacgaaagtgaagagataaaagaattaccgcaatggcgtgccactctaaccggcgccccacagactcctcggacccatcctcGAAAGCATGCACGTCCTCGGGGAGTTGGAGAGCTCCAGCCAAAGTACGGGCGATACGACCGCCCacgcccttatcccacatccggatggaggcggttgagggcaatggcttgccgtccaaaAGGAACTTAGGCTCCCaagctggagccacttgggaggaagacgcgccccccgtgccagcctcggttggcggctcgcggataacGATCCCGCCGGTTGGACGGGGAGGAGTCTGAACTACGGCGTCCCCCGGACCCGTGGAATGTTGCTCGGTAACTTTCTGTTTCttccgggcacgtccggactgcgaggggggaggaggttgagaaactggaccccgaccctgagtaggcgggggctggttggtcggccgggcagCAGGCACGAACCTGTCAAGGGTCATTgctctccttgccaccattcttactccgggctggatcgcttcagctagcaggttagccgcgtctgtcacttgctgATGGTGCTCGGCAGGTCgatcctcgggatggggctgctcttgggcttggtccccttgttgtatggcttcgtgagctctctctctaaggcgccgggatacctgttccgcggaatcgtctcgtAGGGGGGCTAGTTCGTCCGCGGTagtgaaccgccgaccaaattccctcgcttccccggttgtaagcttcggcggcaagaagttcacgtaccggacgtctatgtacgatagcagggggctgtctactatcaacgcctgcttgaaaggctgccaggtagagtaaaccggttccacgccgaggatcaggtgggaggcccggagttgcccgtcccaatgcacaaagatctcggaacgaaggacgAAGTTTAGGTCCCTGACGTGGACTGCTCTGAGATCCTGAGCAAAAACTTTGCCGTCTGCGAAAGAACAGATAACGCGTTAGCCTttaacaaacaaatttttttttactcaaacaactataagaaggggagggtacgaacccacttcacggcATGTGAGAGGGCAAGGGATCTctccggcaaaccaattgccgcgcaccctgacgaactccccggcggagttcctgttcgaatcgggtaggcaagatatcagccgtacccgagcatccctcgtctttaaataataatttgtggacttgctcccacagaggctgtacatttggttaatatcatgttGGTCTAATTGTAAGTTAAAGGTTCGGTTCAATTGGCtaacacaactaactacccggtaaaaattggggggaagctggtcggggcacaacCCATAGTAGATGAGTGtgtttatcaggaggggatctaccgggaacctaaccccaccttctaagatggacatcaaaggaaagaaggctgtaccctgccctcggtggaaTTCCATATCACTCTCGTGACAGTaggccacgtccacgtcactgggaatgctaaatttactcctaaaggtggccaacgcagccggggtatctaggaggtaagaataacccatctatgAAGCCTAAAACTATAAGAATAAACTCAAAAAAGCAAAGCTGAAGGAAAAGGAAGGGGAAGGAAGACTTACtgtgggttctaaggaggaaaagagcGCTGAGCGAGCAAGCACACAGAACtatggtcggcagagagtaaacgctaaagatcagaggcgaaggaaaaatggaatgatgtgtggagaaggactatttatagagccaaaagAAACGGGGGGAGAGGAAACGCtttatcaagcaataaatgggcacagcctacgagcgacccaacgaatgccaagcgtaactgacgtgcgcgccgcttcggtttgcgaaccgtcaggcaataatgatgACTgagcctggcgccgcgaaacggcgcgtcttttgagatgaatgttAATTAGAAGTGACAGCCAGAAGCCCAAGGCTAGAAGACTCCTGGGATCAAAAGGCCCTAGACAGCaccttgattctcctcggcaaccgagtatgaatcaagggggggctattgtacggcaccgagctcccaaagtcCATACTTCCCTTGGGCCCAGATCCGTCtgggccccgggcccaagcccataccggccctGGATGCAGGCCCGGTgccgagcttccaaagcccgTACTGTCCTTGGGCCCggacccttcttgaaactgccttaaggTAAAAACAGGTTTTGAGCACAATGTTCCCGGAGTTTTTCCGGTTATTCCTTCCCGGAAGAGCGCTTGAGTCATGACCGGGAAGGACACGATATGAACGGGGACgcgagttgccgaacataatcggcgCAAGTGGaaacaagttccaagatcataaatgctgcaccgcccttccaCCTAAAcggccactttaaccagataatactggacccttagtagcactaacggtgattgtaatcatgatctccccactagccttgactataaatagaagaaagttgggagaagagggggttcagaaaaatggagagaaaatagtcaaggagagagccTTTCAACTGAATgctgctttgagtctctctgccgagaacgacccgttgtaggaaatccttaaacccactacaaataaattgtgagcccaagggacctaaggcccagagttcttgtacttggttcttacattAATAAAGAGTGAaattctatctctctaacaaatacaacttaaactcaaactcatcattatcattttttttaaacaatttttttttttgtttaatcaaaacttaataaggagtgaaactctatctctttataaaatccaacttaaactcaaactcaaacgttgataatctatataaaaaaaattctgataggactcaaaaagaagaaaaaaaaagactcacttTGAAAATAGGACtcaaaaaaagaggagaaagacTCACAATAGAttacaaaaaagagagaaagagagagtctCTCTCTCCCCTCCTCAAAGTCCTAACAATTATCATCTCAAAATCCTAACTTAACTTCACTTtagaattcaaaaaagaaaaagaaaaaaagagagactcatgtaacccaaaaaataaaaaaaaatgttagggttaagaaaaaataaataaataaataaataagagaaagaAGACCCCTGTTAGGAGTCTCTTCCCTCCCCCCCCCTCTTCAAAACTTTAGCAATTACCACCTTAAAACCTTAAACTTAACTTCactttaagattaaaaaaaaacaaaaacaacaacaataaagaCTAACgttaaaataaatcaataaataaataaataaaaatgcaagCAATTTTATGTCGAATTTATATCAATATATGtgaatatttgtttgtattgtcATTAAGTAGGGCGGGTTCATTAAAcgtgttttcatttttataaatcGAAAACAACCTTTCACATAGAAGATTTGAGAACCGTGtttgttttctatttattttggTTGCTAAACAAGTTTTCtactttgaaaaatataaaattatttctgaaattaaaaaaagaaaaaaaaaaaactgtacagCGAATCGAAGCCGCCATGGACCTTTTGAGTGGGCCAAATATTGCAGTCCAATCTGGCATACACACgttttgattccattcttcaTTCTCTGCGTACGCGAACAGCCTATTCAAAATCAGACATCCATCACATCCGACCAAAATCTCTGCCTTTCTCAGCCGGCAACCTCAGATGGCCGAATCCAAACCAGACCAAACAACACATTTTCTGTCAGGTTCAATTTTCTTATTCTCGTCTTGTTCCTTTAATTTGCTATATGATCTTGTGCAATACATGTTACttgttcaaaatttcaaatatggCTACGACTTTTATTAGATTTAGGCAATTTCCTGTTAGAAGTAATTTATACTTTTGTACAtttcttgttaaaaaatgaaaatttggaatCTTAATAGATGTTAGGATAATGGGATCCAATTGGTTTTCTTGGATATCTTAGTATTTATTTACTTACACTCCTTATTGAATCCGATTGTGCATATGCATTTTCTTAAACTGGGTTTTCTGTCTATGGTTAATCTGTTTTCTTCAATCTATTATTGTCCAAATTCATTAACCGGTTATGGctttttgttgttcttgaaATTAACTATTGTTACAGTCTGAGCATGCATGTTCTATTAATGTTTAACAATCGAGAGTTACCTATGTTTGTATAATAGAAGAGATCaaatctctctctatttctcaaATCCTTTCACTCTAGCTTGGAacggttttttatttatttatttattatagtaGTTAGTAGAGTACagaaatccaaaaataaatattatgtgCTTGCTTGTGTTTATATCACACATGTATATGTAGGAATCTATCATTTATTTGTTTGCTAGCAGATGAAGTGAAAGCACCCAATTTGTTTGAAAGAGCAAAGGAAGAGATTGAAGCAATTCTTCATTCTGAGAAATCACCTCAGCATCACGAGGAAACTCATGGCAAGCGAAATGATATTGATGAAAACACTCCTTTAGATGCTGTTAGAGCTCCAAATGTGTTTGAGCGAGCAAAGGAGGAGCTCGAGGCTCTCGTTCAAACAATCCATCCCAGGAAAGAGTCTCCAACCCATGAAAGACGGTTTGAATTCACCTGTGAAATATTGATTGCTTAGATTTTTAAACTCTTTGATTGCTTTCTCATTGTTCTTTTGGTATTTATTGCAGGGAAGAAACCACAAAGACAGAATCCAAGCAGGATGAAGCAGATTCTCAGTCAGGTATAATATCATGTGAAATGTTGTCTGTACTAGAATTGTCGTAGGAAATGTTCCTATAGGCTAATGGGACAAGTTCAGTGTAGAGAGTATTCATATGATGGTTTC
This DNA window, taken from Quercus robur chromosome 2, dhQueRobu3.1, whole genome shotgun sequence, encodes the following:
- the LOC126714201 gene encoding uncharacterized protein LOC126714201 isoform X1 is translated as MAESKPDQTTHFLSDEVKAPNLFERAKEEIEAILHSEKSPQHHEETHGKRNDIDENTPLDAVRAPNVFERAKEELEALVQTIHPRKESPTHERREETTKTESKQDEADSQSENNIQGPNFIEKAKEKIEATTPHHKSSHYHHKETHGTSDDIDEKTPIYDVKGPNVFHRAKEEIEAVIETIHPKKDHASSVSSPKKEGGFSFYIGRMLEKVCSPQGSKRD
- the LOC126714201 gene encoding uncharacterized protein LOC126714201 isoform X3, which translates into the protein MAESKPDQTTHFLSDEVKAPNLFERAKEEIEAILHSEKSPQHHEETHGKRNDIDENTPLDAVRAPNVFERAKEELEALVQTIHPRKESPTHERREETTKTESKQDEADSQSGFGMLESLRTTSFQ